A DNA window from Porites lutea chromosome 6, jaPorLute2.1, whole genome shotgun sequence contains the following coding sequences:
- the LOC140942370 gene encoding uncharacterized protein isoform X1: protein MEKIPVKLYVYDISRGFAKQLSPLLLGKRIEGVWHTGIVCFGREYFYGGGGIESCLPGGTILGSPDEVVDMGDTEIFQDVFEEFLNGIGQQDFRPEKYHLFEHNCNTFSAEVAMFLTGNKIPQHIQDLPSEVLNTSFGQMIRPIIDSMSVRPTAASGTSSVSHSSSASSSSTTQPESIFEPRDTSSANQTAAGRRGQPDGCQSSVLRKANTFNQVDMASDVAQLKDVLTDTKEFSDEELSHLDELKDCLHNKDLIGVQERQIQVLDKVVDKYLTQEKYCSAVQLSLKFLQVLSLNDQLYSDSKGLQETVNMTCRQFSDINSSSSQVECVKLYCCVTSHQTGHSVMFKDTRSTPLAAVTVNCLLSKNEDLTTVGAALASNIARFKVHEEIALECSTAVIEVLSKDVSPETGHNCLYALRRFIDCSSEVAGLASVLGLSVEKFKGSSPEMDELCKDLEKLLS, encoded by the exons ATGGAGAAGATTCCCGTTAAATTGTACGTGTATGATATTTCAAGAGGTTTTGCAAAGCAGTTGTCGCCACTCCTGTTAG GGAAAAGAATTGAAGGAGTTTG GCACACTGGTATAGTCTGCTTCGGCAGAGAGTACTTTTATGGTGGAGGTGGCATAGAGAGCTGTTTACCA GGAGGAACTATTCTTGGTAGTCCTGATGAGGTGGTAGATATGGGAGACACTGAAATCTTTCAAGATGTTTTTGAAGAGTTCTTGAATGGAATTGGGCAACAAGATTTTAG ACCAGAGAAGTACCACTTGTTTGAACACAACTGCAACACATTCTCTGCCGAAGTTGCCATGTTCTTAACAGGCAACAAAATCCCTCAACACATTCAGGATCTTCCATCAGAAGTGCTCAACAC tTCATTTGGCCAGATGATAAGACCTATTATTGACTCCATGTCTGTAAGACCAACTGCTGCAAGTGGAACATCATCAGTATCACATTCAAGCTCAGCATCCTCATCATCAACAACACAACCAGAATCCATATTTGAGCCAAGAGATACTTCATCAGCCAATCAGACAGCTGCAGGGAGGAGGGGTCAACCAGATGGCTG TCAAAGCTCAGTGCTGAGAAAGGCCAACACATTCAACCAAGTTGAT ATGGCCTCAGATGTAGCTCAGCTGAAAGACGTTCTTACAGACACAAAAGAATTTTCAGATGAGGAGTTGAGTCATCTTGATGAATTAAAAGACTGCCTACATAACAAAGATCTGATAGGAGTGCAAGAAAGGCAAATTCAAGTTCTTG ATAAGGTGGTTGACAAGTATTTAACTCAAGAGAAATATTGCTCCGCTGTTCAGCTTAGTTTGAAATTTCTTCAAGTGTTGTCATTAAATGATCAGTTATATTCTGATTCTAAAG GTTTACAGGAAACTGTGAATATGACCTGCAGACAATTTTCAGACATAAATTCCTCTTCAAGTCAAGTTGAATGTGTGAAGCTG TATTGTTGTGTTACCAGCCATCAGACAGGTCACTCAGTCATGTTTAAAGACACTCGCTCTACTCCCCTTGCTGCTGTCACTGTGAACTGTCTTCTGAGCAAAAATGAAGATCTCACTACCGTAGGCGCTGCATTGGCTTCAAATATTGCTCGATTTAAG gtACACGAAGAAATTGCCCTTGAGTGTTCGACAGCTGTTATTGAAGTTTTGAGCAAGGATGTGTCACCAGAAACAG GTCATAACTGCCTTTACGCATTGAGAAGATTTATAGACTGCAGTTCTGAG GTGGCAGGTCTTGCAAGTGTCTTGGGACTCAGTGTGGAGAAGTTTAAAGGAAGCAGTCCTGAAATGGATGAACTTTGTAAAGACTTAGAGAAACTTCTCAGCTGA
- the LOC140942370 gene encoding uncharacterized protein isoform X2 has product MHTGIVCFGREYFYGGGGIESCLPGGTILGSPDEVVDMGDTEIFQDVFEEFLNGIGQQDFRPEKYHLFEHNCNTFSAEVAMFLTGNKIPQHIQDLPSEVLNTSFGQMIRPIIDSMSVRPTAASGTSSVSHSSSASSSSTTQPESIFEPRDTSSANQTAAGRRGQPDGCQSSVLRKANTFNQVDMASDVAQLKDVLTDTKEFSDEELSHLDELKDCLHNKDLIGVQERQIQVLDKVVDKYLTQEKYCSAVQLSLKFLQVLSLNDQLYSDSKGLQETVNMTCRQFSDINSSSSQVECVKLYCCVTSHQTGHSVMFKDTRSTPLAAVTVNCLLSKNEDLTTVGAALASNIARFKVHEEIALECSTAVIEVLSKDVSPETGHNCLYALRRFIDCSSEVAGLASVLGLSVEKFKGSSPEMDELCKDLEKLLS; this is encoded by the exons AT GCACACTGGTATAGTCTGCTTCGGCAGAGAGTACTTTTATGGTGGAGGTGGCATAGAGAGCTGTTTACCA GGAGGAACTATTCTTGGTAGTCCTGATGAGGTGGTAGATATGGGAGACACTGAAATCTTTCAAGATGTTTTTGAAGAGTTCTTGAATGGAATTGGGCAACAAGATTTTAG ACCAGAGAAGTACCACTTGTTTGAACACAACTGCAACACATTCTCTGCCGAAGTTGCCATGTTCTTAACAGGCAACAAAATCCCTCAACACATTCAGGATCTTCCATCAGAAGTGCTCAACAC tTCATTTGGCCAGATGATAAGACCTATTATTGACTCCATGTCTGTAAGACCAACTGCTGCAAGTGGAACATCATCAGTATCACATTCAAGCTCAGCATCCTCATCATCAACAACACAACCAGAATCCATATTTGAGCCAAGAGATACTTCATCAGCCAATCAGACAGCTGCAGGGAGGAGGGGTCAACCAGATGGCTG TCAAAGCTCAGTGCTGAGAAAGGCCAACACATTCAACCAAGTTGAT ATGGCCTCAGATGTAGCTCAGCTGAAAGACGTTCTTACAGACACAAAAGAATTTTCAGATGAGGAGTTGAGTCATCTTGATGAATTAAAAGACTGCCTACATAACAAAGATCTGATAGGAGTGCAAGAAAGGCAAATTCAAGTTCTTG ATAAGGTGGTTGACAAGTATTTAACTCAAGAGAAATATTGCTCCGCTGTTCAGCTTAGTTTGAAATTTCTTCAAGTGTTGTCATTAAATGATCAGTTATATTCTGATTCTAAAG GTTTACAGGAAACTGTGAATATGACCTGCAGACAATTTTCAGACATAAATTCCTCTTCAAGTCAAGTTGAATGTGTGAAGCTG TATTGTTGTGTTACCAGCCATCAGACAGGTCACTCAGTCATGTTTAAAGACACTCGCTCTACTCCCCTTGCTGCTGTCACTGTGAACTGTCTTCTGAGCAAAAATGAAGATCTCACTACCGTAGGCGCTGCATTGGCTTCAAATATTGCTCGATTTAAG gtACACGAAGAAATTGCCCTTGAGTGTTCGACAGCTGTTATTGAAGTTTTGAGCAAGGATGTGTCACCAGAAACAG GTCATAACTGCCTTTACGCATTGAGAAGATTTATAGACTGCAGTTCTGAG GTGGCAGGTCTTGCAAGTGTCTTGGGACTCAGTGTGGAGAAGTTTAAAGGAAGCAGTCCTGAAATGGATGAACTTTGTAAAGACTTAGAGAAACTTCTCAGCTGA